One genomic region from Gossypium hirsutum isolate 1008001.06 chromosome D13, Gossypium_hirsutum_v2.1, whole genome shotgun sequence encodes:
- the LOC107920700 gene encoding cytochrome b-c1 complex subunit 8, with protein MGKQPVKMRAVVYALSPFQQKIMSGLWKDLPGKISHKVSENWISATLLLTPLVGTYAYVQNFKEKEKLEHRY; from the exons ATGGGGAAACAGCCGGTGAAGATGAGGGCGGTGGTATACGCTTTGTCGCCGTTTCAACAGAAGATTATGAGTGGGCTGTGGAAGGATCTGCCGGGCAAGATCTCTCACAAGGTTTCCGAGAATTGGATCAGCGCTACTCTTCTCCTTACTCCTCTCGTTGGAACCTACGC ATATGTCCAGAACTTCAAAGAAAAGGAGAAATTGGAACACAGGTATTAA
- the LOC107920827 gene encoding G-type lectin S-receptor-like serine/threonine-protein kinase SD2-5 translates to MTMKTNVSSYFQMITLLILLLIPSSYLVDAEIIDYPSFVNGPNSWRNTPSSDFSFWESAGVRPILVNGKFVFGFQCSFEGDNCLIVVSIFKTSSDGNSRFSPQVVWAANRNNPVEIQALLELTSQGQLILKDANDTLVWSPSTASKSISRLTLGSEGNLKLLDKTNLTVWQSFDHPTDVLVLGQKLASGQKLRSSVSPFDSSEGLFAFGIIDGVFTAYIDSDPSQMYYRSFVSEDQSYAEFQTGGFGSLIMAASANFIQLGSDGHLKAYEFKEQGLKWVGTDMLDIDRCSYPLACGRYGVCSGTGCSCPDDASDNETAYFKPNNFTADDGCHAISPISCELSLYHSFLELRRIKIRYLDYILSSKTLQLEDCKEACLQNCSCKAILYNGRNKCLLLSQVFSIEKKEGFDSATTFIKVQSSPIFSQSPSRNPSSPNFPQRKRQNTTVIVGSLLGTIFGVFLIFSFLFLRFKNGFQEYEEDYLDNMLGMPTRFSYEELKNVTNNFSNKLGEGGFGSVFRGILPSGSEVAVKHLVGFGPVNKSFTAEVQTIGSIHHFNLVTLVGFCAENSNRLLVYEYMANGSLDQWIFNKNQEPALGWQIRKKIILDIAKGLAYLHEECNQKILHLDIKSQNILLDENFNAKVSDFGLSKLIGRDQSRVVTTMRGTPGYMAPEWLSSVITEKVDVYSFGIVVLEILCGRQNFDSSQQEEDRHLVGLFRRKQEMGQLMDLVDKCSDDMLSNAAEVVEMMKVAAWCLQTEYVRRPSMSIVVKLFEGSVDVVGNMNEEDFLNGLTHEAMETFASTVLPSMLSGPR, encoded by the coding sequence ATGACCATGAAGACGAATGTCAGCAGCTACTTTCAAATGATCACACTTTTGATTCTCCTCCTCATTCCATCGTCATATCTTGTTGACGCTGAAATCATAGATTATCCATCATTTGTTAATGGCCCGAATTCATGGAGAAACACTCCTTCATCCGACTTTAGTTTCTGGGAATCAGCCGGTGTGAGGCCGATCCTTGTTAATGGGAAGTTTGTCTTTGGTTTCCAATGCAGCTTTGAGGGTGACAACTGCCTAATTGTTGTCTCCATCTTCAAGACCAGTTCTGATGGCAATTCTAGATTTTCTCCACAAGTGGTATGGGCCGCTAATCGGAACAATCCAGTTGAGATTCAAGCACTGTTGGAGCTTACTTCTCAAGGCCAACTTATCTTGAAAGATGCTAATGATACTTTGGTTTGGTCCCCAAGCACTGCAAGCAAGTCCATTTCAAGGTTAACCCTGGGTTCTGAGGGAAACCTCAAGTTGTTAGACAAAACCAACCTCACGGTTTGGCAGTCATTTGACCACCCTACGGATGTTTTAGTTCTTGGTCAAAAGTTAGCATCAGGGCAGAAGTTGAGGTCAAGTGTATCGCCATTCGATTCTAGTGAAGGTTTGTTTGCATTTGGTATCATTGATGGTGTATTCACTGCTTATATAGATTCAGATCCTTCTCAAATGTATTACAGATCGTTTGTCTCCGAAGATCAATCCTATGCTGAATTCCAGACTGGAGGCTTCGGGAGTTTGATAATGGCAGCCTCAGCTAATTTTATACAGTTGGGAAGTGATGGCCACTTGAAGGCATATGAGTTCAAAGAACAAGGATTGAAGTGGGTGGGGACTGATATGCTCGACATTGACCGATGCAGTTATCCATTGGCATGTGGAAGATATGGCGTTTGTTCAGGAACGGGATGCAGTTGCCCTGATGATGCAAGTGATAACGAAACAGCTTATTTTAAGCCAAATAATTTTACAGCAGATGATGGATGTCATGCAATTTCACCAATCTCTTGTGAGCTATCTCTTTATCACAGTTTTCTCGAGCTCCGAAGAATCAAAATTCGATACTTGGATTATATCTTATCCTCCAAGACATTACAATTAGAAGATTGTAAGGAAGCCTGTTTACAGAATTGTTCTTGCAAAGCTATCTTGTATAATGGAAGGAACAAATGCCTTCTTCTATCTCAAGTGTTCTCCATTGAGAAGAAAGAAGGTTTTGATTCTGCCACAACTTTTATAAAGGTGCAAAGTTCTCCAATATTTTCACAGAGCCCTAGCAGGAATCCTTCATCACCCAATTTCCCTCAAAGGAAAAGGCAAAATACAACAGTTATTGTGGGCTCACTTCTTGGAACCATCTTTGGTGTGTTTCTAATcttctctttcctttttctaagatttaaaaatggtttccaAGAATATGAGGAAGATTATCTAGACAACATGCTGGGAATGCCAACTAGATTCTCTTACGAAGAGTTGAAGAACGTCACCAACAACTTCAGCAACAAGCTTGGCGAAGGTGGATTTGGGTCTGTTTTTCGTGGAATCCTACCTTCAGGTTCTGAAGTTGCGGTGAAGCATCTTGTTGGTTTCGGTCCAGTTAACAAGTCCTTCACAGCTGAAGTTCAGACAATTGGAAGCATCCACCATTTCAATTTGGTAACTTTGGTTGGATTTTGTGCTGAAAATTCCAATAGGCTTTTAGTTTACGAGTACATGGCAAATGGCTCCCTAGATCAATGGATCTTCAACAAAAACCAAGAACCTGCTCTTGGATGGCAAATTAGAAAGAAGATAATTCTAGATATAGCCAAGGGATTGGCCTATCTTCATGAAGAATGCAACCAAAAGATACTTCACTTGGACATCAAATCTCAGAATATTCTTTTAGATGAGAATTTTAATGCTAAAGTTTCAGATTTCGGGTTATCTAAGCTAATTGGAAGAGACCAAAGTCGAGTTGTAACAACTATGAGGGGAACCCCTGGTTACATGGCTCCTGAATGGTTAAGCTCGGTCATAACTGAGAAAGTAGATGTCTATAGCTTTGGTATAGTAGTCTTGGAAATTCTGTGTGGGCGTCAAAACTTTGACAGCTCTCAACAAGAGGAAGATAGACATTTAGTCGGACTTTTTAGGAGAAAGCAAGAAATGGGGCAACTTATGGATTTAGTCGACAAGTGCAGCGATGATATGCTGTCGAATGCAGCAGAAGTTGTAGAGATGATGAAGGTTGCCGCATGGTGTTTACAAACTGAATATGTCAGGAGGCCTTCTATGTCCATAGTTGTGAAGCTTTTTGAGGGCTCAGTTGATGTTGTAGGTAACATGAATGAAGAAGACTTTTTAAATGGATTAACACATGAAGCTATGGAGACCTTTGCTTCAACAGTTCTACCCTCAATGTTATCTGGGCCAAGGTGA
- the LOC121225518 gene encoding uncharacterized protein, with product MAVSTPSAVSYLTRIEHTNLFPSKKLQFNPFSPAKKPLTVVSMAPKKKVNKYDSEWEKQWFGAGIFYEGSEEIEVDVFKKLEKRKVLSNVEKAGLLSKAEELGFTLSSIEKLGVFSKAEELGLLSLLEKVAGVSPSTLASAALPALVAALAAIVIIPDDSVGLVALQAVVAGALVVGAAGLFVGSVVLGGLQEAD from the exons ATGGCGGTCTCTACACCATCCGCAGTCTCTTACCTTACAAGAATCGAGCACACCAATCTGTTTCCTTCCAAAAAACTCCAATTTAACCCCTTTTCTCCCGCCAAAAAGCCATTAACAGTCGTCTCCATGGCTCCCAAAAAGAAG gTAAACAAATACGACTCAGAATGGGAAAAACAATGGTTCGGAGCTGGGATTTTTTACGAAGGAAGTGAAGAAATTGAAGTGGATGTGTTCAAGAAACTTGAGAAGAGAAAAGTTCTAAGCAACGTTGAAAAAGCTGGGCTTTTATCGAAGGCTGAGGAGCTTGGTTTCACCCTTTCATCGATAGAGAAACTCGGTGTTTTCTCTAAAGCAGAGGAGCTTGGGTTGCTCAGCTTGTTGGAGAAGGTGGCCGGTGTATCGCCTTCGACGTTGGCTTCTGCTGCACTCCCGGCTTTAGTGGCGGCGTTGGCAGCGATTGTGATCATACCTGATGATTCGGTGGGGTTAGTGGCGCTGCAAGCGGTGGTTGCTGGAGCCCTTGTCGTCGGTGCTGCTGGTTTGTTTGTGGGGTCGGTTGTATTGGGTGGTTTACAAGAAGCTGATTAA
- the LOC107919464 gene encoding quinone oxidoreductase-like protein 2 homolog — protein MEALLCKRLGDPTSSFESPIELSRNHPIPELDSPTAVRIKVKATSLNYGTYLQIQGKYQEKHPLPFIPGSDYAGIVNAVGPSVSKFKVGDYVCAFSPVGSYATFIVQDQSQLFEVPKGCDLVAAAGLPIAFVTSHLTLVHRANLTSSQVLLVLGAAGGVGLAAVQIGKICGAVVIAVARGAEKVQLLKSLGVDHVVDLMNQNVTASVKEFLKSRNLKGVDVLYDPVGGNLAKETMKLLNWGAQILVIGFASGEIPIIPTNIILVKNWTVHGFYWGSYIIHQPAMLEDSVRDLFSWMEKGLITVHVSHTYSLSEANLAFSAIKDRKAMGKVMIVFDDMGNASSKL, from the exons atggaagcTCTGTTGTGCAAGAGATTGGGTGATCCAACATCCTCATTTGAGTCGCCTATTGAGTTAAGCAGGAACCATCCAATCCCCGAGTTGGACTCACCCACAGCAGTGAGAATCAAAGTTAAGGCCACCAGCTTGAACTACGGTACTTACCTTCAGATACAAGGCAAGTACCAGGAGAAGCATCCCTTGCCTTTCATCCCAGGCTCTGATTATGCCGGCATTGTTAATGCTGTTGGCCCTTCCGTCAGCAAGTTCAAGGTTGGAGACTACGTCTGTGCCTTTTCCCCTGTAGGCTCCTATGCCACCTTCATCGTCCAAGACCAATCCCAACT GTTTGAAGTGCCGAAAGGGTGTGATCTGGTGGCTGCTGCTGGACTCCCTATTGCCTTTGTGACCTCGCATTTAACTCTTGTTCATAGGGCTAACTTGACATCTTCTCAG GTATTGCTGGTTCTTGGTGCTGCAGGAGGCGTTGGCCTTGCTGCTGTTCAAATTGGCAAGATTTGCGGTGCAGTTGTCATTGCTGTTGCCAG GGGAGCTGAGAAGGTGCAGTTGTTAAAGTCCTTGGGTGTTGATCATGTGGTAGACTTGATGAATCAAAATGTAACCGCAAGTGTAAAGGAGTTCCTCAAGTCAAGGAACCTCAAAGGGGTTGACGTTCTCTATGATCCTGTTGGTGGCAACCTTGCTAAAGAAACTATGAAGCTCTTGAATTGGGGTGCTCAGATTCTTGTCATTGGATTCGCCAGTGGTGAAATTCCTATCATCCCAACTAATATCATTCTTGTTAAG AATTGGACAGTCCATGGGTTCTATTGGGGTAGCTATATAATACATCAACCGGCTATGCTTGAGGATTCGGTCCGGGACTTATTCTCCTGGATGGAAAAGGGCTTGATTACCGTTCACGTTTCTCATACTTACAGTCTATCAGAG GCCAACCTTGCATTCTCAGcaatcaaagatagaaaagcaaTGGGAAAAGTTATGATTGTATTTGATGATATGGGAAATGCAAGTTCTAAGCTTTAA
- the LOC107920045 gene encoding LOW QUALITY PROTEIN: quinone oxidoreductase-like protein 2 homolog (The sequence of the model RefSeq protein was modified relative to this genomic sequence to represent the inferred CDS: inserted 3 bases in 2 codons) — MEALLCKRLGDPTSSSEPPSELTQNHXIPKLDSSTAVKIKIKATSLTFATYLKILGKYQEKHPLPFIPGSDYAGTVDAVGPSATKXLPVAFGAPHLALVYRANLTSSQVLLVLGAAGGVGLAAVQIGKICGAVVIAVARGDEKVQLLKSLGVDHVVDLMNQYVTASIKEFLKSRNLKGVDVLYDPVGGNLAKETRKLLNWGAQILVIGFASGEIPVIPANIILVKNWIVHGFYWGSYRIHQPAVLEDSVRELISWMEKGLITVHISHTYSLSKANLAFSAIKDGKAIGKVMIVFDDLGTVRSKL; from the exons ATGGAAGCTCTGTTGTGCAAGAGATTGGGTGATCCAACATCCTCATCTGAGCCACCAAGTGAGTTAACCCAGAACC CGATCCCCAAGTTGGACTCATCCACAGCagtaaaaatcaaaattaaagccACCAGCTTGACCTTCGCTACTTACCTTAAGATACTAGGCAAATACCAGGAGAAGCATCCCTTGCCTTTCATCCCAGGCTCCGATTATGCCGGCACTGTCGATGCCGTTGGCCCTTCCGCCACTAA TCTTCCTGTTGCCTTTGGGGCTCCGCATTTAGCCCTTGTTTATAGGGCTAACTTGACTTCTTCTCAG GTATTGCTGGTTCTTGGTGCCGCTGGAGGCGTTGGCCTTGCTGCTGTTCAGATCGGCAAGATTTGCGGCGCAGTTGTCATTGCTGTTGCAAG gGGAGATGAAAAGGTGCAGCTTTTAAAGTCCTTGGGTGTCGATCATGTGGTAGACTTGATGAATCAATATGTAACCGCGAGTATAAAGGAGTTCCTCAAGTCAAGGAACCTCAAAGGGGTTGATGTTCTCTATGATCCTGTTGGTGGCAACCTTGCTAAAGAAACTAGGAAGCTTTTGAATTGGGGTGCTCAGATTCTAGTCATTGGATTCGCCAGTGGTGAAATCCCTGTCATCCCAGCTAATATCATTCTTGTTAAG AATTGGATTGTCCATGGGTTCTATTGGGGTAGCTATAGAATACATCAACCGGCTGTGCTCGAGGATTCAGTCCGGGAGTTAATCTCATGGATGGAAAAGGGCTTGATTACCGTTCACATTTCTCATACTTACAGCCTATCCAAG GCCAACCTTGCATTCTCTGCAATTAAAGATGGAAAAGCAATTGGGAAAGTTATGATTGTATTTGATGATTTGGGAACTGTAAGATCTAAGCTTTAA
- the LOC107920044 gene encoding uncharacterized hydrolase YugF produces the protein MVFRYQFQQMPNGIAINRNTRSRQPYKVFSHPSSGHRNLTLATTVPHAFSLSGSGAGAQYSSAGELVDTGRNERKKRIAGVDQDELLDPKQLADPDSCFCEFQGVEIHHKLYEPESRSSDNSLYGQHEAQTPSLELGLPMILLHGFGASVFSWNKVMKRLASLTGSKVLAFDRPAFGLTSRHNTFETQSSDAIPLNPYSMAFSVLATLYFIDFLAAQKAILVGHSAGSLVAVEAYFEAPERIAALILVAPAILAPRAIPKVVDTKGDGSDSNDQGKPQFKLFKILHKFIKYVTQSIIQMMKRMVDMLNSLYKKALLSVLRSAFAVMLVRMIIKKFGVAAVRTAWYDSKQVDEHIIDGYTKPLRTKGWDKALVEFTAAMLVKGESETKPPLSKRLHEISCPVLIVTGNADRIVPSWNAERLSRAIPHSKLEVIKNCGHLPHEEKVDEFVRVVEKFLQRAFGGLEEPSLQAVT, from the exons ATGGTGTTTCGGTACCAGTTTCAACAGATGCCAAATGGAATCGCCATTAACAGAAACACCCGAAGTCGTCAACCATATAAAGTTTTTTCCCATCCCAGTTCCGGTCACCGGAATCTAACTCTAGCGACCACCGTCCCCCATGCTTTTTCTCTTTCCGGCTCCGGCGCCGGTGCACAATACTCTTCAGCAG GCGAATTAGTGGATACCGGAAGGAACGAGAGAAAGAAGAGAATTGCAGGCGTTGATCAAGATGAGTTGTTGGATCCAAAACAGTTAGCTGATCCAGACAGTTGCTTTTGTGAGTTTCAAGGGGTCGAAATTCATCACAAGCTATATGAACCGGAGTCACGTTCTTCGGATAACTCCTTATATGGCCAACACGAGGCTCAAACACCATCGTTGGAGCTCGGTCTTCCTATGATTCTTCTACATGGTTTTGGAGCTTCTGTTTTCTCGTGGAACAAAGTTATGAAGCGTTTGGCAAGCCTCACAGGCTCCAAAGTTCTCGCCTTTGATAGACCGGCGTTCGGCTTAACTTCGAGACACAACACTTTCGAGACTCAATCTAGTGATGCAATACCTTTGAATCCTTACTCCATGGCATTTTCGGTGTTGGCTACCTTATACTTCATCGATTTCTTGGCTGCTCAAAAGGCAATTCTGGTGGG GCATTCTGCTGGTTCTCTTGTAGCAGTTGAGGCATATTTTGAAGCTCCCGAACGTATTGCTGCTTTGATACTCGTTGCCCCGGCAATATTAGCTCCCCGTGCTATTCCTAAGGTTGTTGACACTAAAGGAGACGGATCGGACTCGAACGATCAAGGGAAGCCGCagttcaaacttttcaaaattttgcacAAGTTCATCAAATATGTCACACAATCGATAATACAAATGATGAAACGGATGGTGGATATGCTCAATTCTCTTTATAAGAAAGCACTTTTGTCTGTTCTTCGATCTGCCTTCGCTGTAATGCTG gtAAGGATGATAATCAAAAAATTCGGTGTAGCTGCTGTAAGGACTGCATGGTATGATTCTAAACAAGTCGATGAACACATCATAGATGGCTATACGAAG CCATTGAGAACTAAGGGTTGGGATAAAGCTCTTGTAGAATTCACTGCAGCAATGCTTGTGAAAGGCGAGTCTGAAACGAAGCCACCGTTGTCAAAACGACTGCACGAAATCTCCTGCCCTG TTCTGATTGTTACGGGAAACGCCGATCGAATAGTTCCTTCTTGGAATGCCGAGAGACTTTCACGAGCCATTCCTCATTCAAAGCTCGAAGTAATTAAGAATTGCGGTCACTTGCCTCACGAGGAAAAGGTTGACGAGTTCGTTAGAGTGGTCGAGAAGTTTCTGCAACGAGCTTTTGGTGGTTTAGAGGAACCATCTCTACAAGCAGTAACCTGA
- the LOC121225520 gene encoding uncharacterized protein isoform X2, whose amino-acid sequence MDGGRRLAVSPRPCSGRRIVASKKRGRADGFVNSVKKLQRREICSKRHRAFSITDAQERFRNIRLQEEYDTHDPKGHCSMVLPFLRKRSKIIEIVAARDIVFALAQSGVCAAFSRETNQRICFLNVTADEVIRSLFYNKNNDSLITVSVYASDNFSSLKCRSTRIEYIRRGQPDAGFALFESESLKWPGFVEFDDVNGKVLTYSAQDSIYKVFDLKNYTMLYSISDRNVQEIKISPGIMLLIFTKVGGHVPLKILSIEDGTVLKSFSHLLHRNKKVDFIEQFNEKLLVKQENENLQILDVRNAELTEVSKNEFMTPSAFIFLYENQLFLTFRNRTVAVWNFRGELVTSFEDHLLWHPDCNTNNIYITSDQDLIISYCKADSDDPLSEGNGSINISNILTGKCLAKIRASNSFPVEEQCSCSDKCGCSSKTQSNASRIRSRVAEALEDITALFYDEERNEIYTGNRYGLVHVWSN is encoded by the exons ATGGATGGTGGGCGGAGATTAGCGGTTAGCCCAAGGCCTTGTAGCGGACGGAGAATAGTCGCATCGAAGAAAAGAGGGAGAGCGGATGGGTTTGTTAACAGCGTCAAGAAGCTTCAACGAAGAGAAATTTGTTCAAAGCGACACCGTGCTTTCTCCATCACCGACGCCCAGGAGCGTTTCCGTAACATCCGCTTGCAG gaGGAATATGATACTCATGATCCGAAAGGACATTGTTCGATGGTATTACCATTTCTGAGGAAGAGGTCAAAGATTATAGAGATTGTGGCTGCACGAGACATTGTCTTTGCTCTTGCTCAATCGGGTGTTTGTGCAGCATTTAGCCGAG AGACTAATCAAAGAATATGCTTCCTAAATGTCACTGCTGATGAAGTTATACGGAGCTtgttttataataaaaacaatgACTCACTTATCACAGTCTCAGTTTATGCTTCTGACAATTTCAGCTCCTTGAAATGTAGAAGCACAAGGATCGA ATACATACGGAGAGGTCAACCTGATGCTGGCTTTGCTCTTTTTGAATCTGAGTCATTGAAGTGGCCAGGTTTTGTTGAGTTTGATGATGTAAATGGGAAGGTACTCACATATTCTGCACAGGATAG cATATACAAGGTGTTTGACCTAAAGAATTATACAATGTTATACTCCATATCAGATagaaatgttcaagagattaagATCAG CCCAGGGATTATGTTATTGATTTTCACTAAAGTTGGCGGCCATGTTCCTCTTAAGATTCTTTCAATAGAGGATGGTACTGTTCTTAAATCTTTTAGTCATCTTCTTCACCGGAATAAGAAAGTGGATTTCATCGAACAGTTCAATGAAAAGCTTCTTGTGAAGCAGGAAAATGAAAACCTCCAGATTCTCGAT GTACGCAATGCTGAGCTAACAGAAGTTAGCAAAAATGAATTCATGACCCCATCAGCATTTATATTTCTGTATGAAAACCAGTTATTCCTTACATTTAGAAATCGGACAGTGGCCGTGTGGAACTTCCGTGGAGAACTTGTAACTTCATTTGAAGATCACCTTTTATGGCATCCTGACTGCAACACCAATAATATATACATCACAAGTGATCAAGATCTTATTATCTCTTACTGCAAGGCTGATTCTGATGATCCATTGTCTGAAGGAAATG GCTCCATTAATATCAGCAATATATTGACCGGGAAATGTCTCGCGAAAATACGAGCAAGCAACAGTTTCCCAGTTGAAGAACAATGCAGCTGCAGTGACAAATGTGGTTGCAGTTCAAAAACGCAGAGCAACGCGTCGAGAATTAGAAGCAGGGTCGCAGAAGCATTGGAAGATATAACTGCACTTTTCTATGACGAAGAACGCAACGAGATATATACGGGTAATAGGTACGGTCTAGTTCATGTGTGGTCTAACTAA
- the LOC121225520 gene encoding uncharacterized protein isoform X1: protein MDGGRRLAVSPRPCSGRRIVASKKRGRADGFVNSVKKLQRREICSKRHRAFSITDAQERFRNIRLQEEYDTHDPKGHCSMVLPFLRKRSKIIEIVAARDIVFALAQSGVCAAFSRETNQRICFLNVTADEVIRSLFYNKNNDSLITVSVYASDNFSSLKCRSTRIEYIRRGQPDAGFALFESESLKWPGFVEFDDVNGKVLTYSAQDSIYKVFDLKNYTMLYSISDRNVQEIKISPGIMLLIFTKVGGHVPLKILSIEDGTVLKSFSHLLHRNKKVDFIEQFNEKLLVKQENENLQILDVRNAELTEVSKNEFMTPSAFIFLYENQLFLTFRNRTVAVWNFRGELVTSFEDHLLWHPDCNTNNIYITSDQDLIISYCKADSDDPLSEGNGSYFFKFVSPLCVHTMNLFDTPRVTGSINISNILTGKCLAKIRASNSFPVEEQCSCSDKCGCSSKTQSNASRIRSRVAEALEDITALFYDEERNEIYTGNRYGLVHVWSN, encoded by the exons ATGGATGGTGGGCGGAGATTAGCGGTTAGCCCAAGGCCTTGTAGCGGACGGAGAATAGTCGCATCGAAGAAAAGAGGGAGAGCGGATGGGTTTGTTAACAGCGTCAAGAAGCTTCAACGAAGAGAAATTTGTTCAAAGCGACACCGTGCTTTCTCCATCACCGACGCCCAGGAGCGTTTCCGTAACATCCGCTTGCAG gaGGAATATGATACTCATGATCCGAAAGGACATTGTTCGATGGTATTACCATTTCTGAGGAAGAGGTCAAAGATTATAGAGATTGTGGCTGCACGAGACATTGTCTTTGCTCTTGCTCAATCGGGTGTTTGTGCAGCATTTAGCCGAG AGACTAATCAAAGAATATGCTTCCTAAATGTCACTGCTGATGAAGTTATACGGAGCTtgttttataataaaaacaatgACTCACTTATCACAGTCTCAGTTTATGCTTCTGACAATTTCAGCTCCTTGAAATGTAGAAGCACAAGGATCGA ATACATACGGAGAGGTCAACCTGATGCTGGCTTTGCTCTTTTTGAATCTGAGTCATTGAAGTGGCCAGGTTTTGTTGAGTTTGATGATGTAAATGGGAAGGTACTCACATATTCTGCACAGGATAG cATATACAAGGTGTTTGACCTAAAGAATTATACAATGTTATACTCCATATCAGATagaaatgttcaagagattaagATCAG CCCAGGGATTATGTTATTGATTTTCACTAAAGTTGGCGGCCATGTTCCTCTTAAGATTCTTTCAATAGAGGATGGTACTGTTCTTAAATCTTTTAGTCATCTTCTTCACCGGAATAAGAAAGTGGATTTCATCGAACAGTTCAATGAAAAGCTTCTTGTGAAGCAGGAAAATGAAAACCTCCAGATTCTCGAT GTACGCAATGCTGAGCTAACAGAAGTTAGCAAAAATGAATTCATGACCCCATCAGCATTTATATTTCTGTATGAAAACCAGTTATTCCTTACATTTAGAAATCGGACAGTGGCCGTGTGGAACTTCCGTGGAGAACTTGTAACTTCATTTGAAGATCACCTTTTATGGCATCCTGACTGCAACACCAATAATATATACATCACAAGTGATCAAGATCTTATTATCTCTTACTGCAAGGCTGATTCTGATGATCCATTGTCTGAAGGAAATGgttcgtatttttttaaatttgtttcacCATTATGCGTGCATACAATGAATTTGTTTGACACTCCTCGTGTGACAGGCTCCATTAATATCAGCAATATATTGACCGGGAAATGTCTCGCGAAAATACGAGCAAGCAACAGTTTCCCAGTTGAAGAACAATGCAGCTGCAGTGACAAATGTGGTTGCAGTTCAAAAACGCAGAGCAACGCGTCGAGAATTAGAAGCAGGGTCGCAGAAGCATTGGAAGATATAACTGCACTTTTCTATGACGAAGAACGCAACGAGATATATACGGGTAATAGGTACGGTCTAGTTCATGTGTGGTCTAACTAA